A single window of Aspergillus flavus chromosome 4, complete sequence DNA harbors:
- a CDS encoding MFS transporter translates to MAKEADAAHHEFAVTKDSAQNVPTGTVKLVEDGEIVLIPTPSPDPRDPLNLPQWQKWVVSSTLGGFAVLSVLMTSGMGPITTTISAYYDGNPRTNDLMTYPTLFMGLGNVIAVPLAEAIGRRPVFLTSALILTVGSIWCAASGSLDSHIAGRDVLSLAAGQSEALCPLIIQEIHFVHERSSRLAWFSAIQSIGSAALTIATAYLVQSLGWRWWYGIFAIISGVLFLVSFVLVPESLYERPTDAFSGQVHIQHEGEDLAIVRATTKRRVELDFTRYQPRTWRHSLKIFHGPAKWSVAIECWKHMLQCVLFPNILWIALMNSVVLGIYVIMVTVFGSILTAPPYSYPATALGLVQGGQIVVSMILVPVMGYGGDKLHEWIARRRNGIAEPEFRLIPILLPVAVSLISCVIFGHAGSDPYHWSPWAITVGFNGIYFGFIGIILIGYTYSLDSYGERAGPILVLICTSRGLISFGISFGVTKFVGNLGYKQAFDICAIIMGVISAFGFIVFFFGSKIRSLTMKYAVDKKTAEI, encoded by the exons ATGGCGAAGGAAGCCGACGCCGCGCATCATGAATTTGCTGTTACAAAAGACTCGGCACAGAATGTCCCAACAGGAACGGTGAAGCTAGTCGAGGATGGAGAAATTGTCCTAATTCCAACTCCTTCCCCTGATCCTAGAG ATCCTCTCAACCTACCTCAATGGCAGAAGTGGGTTGTAAGCAGCACTTTAGGGGGTT TCGCCGTACTGAGTGTCCTCATGACCTCTGGTATGGGCCCTATCACAACTACCATCTCGGCCTATTACGACGGCAACCCCAGAACCAACGATCTGATGACATATCCCACGTTGTTTATGGGACTCGGAAACGTAATCGCTGTGCCACTCGCTGAGGCTATAGGACGTCGTCCAGTATTCTTAACCTCTGCTCTGATACTGACAGTCGGATCAATTTGGTGTGCTGCCAGTGGTAGCCTGGATTCGCACATTGCTGGACGTGATGTGTTATCTTTGGCTGCTGGTCAGTCGGAGGCATTGTGTCCCCTCATTATTCAG GAAATTCATTTTGTTCACGAGCGCAGCAGTAGGCTAGCATGGTTCAGTGCCATCCAATCTATCGGCAGCGCAGCCTTGACTATTGCTACAGCCTACCTTGTTCAGAGCCTagggtggagatggtggtaCGGCATATTCGCTATCATAAGCGGCGTACTGTTCCTGGTATCCTTTGTCCTGGTGCCAGAATCTTTGTATGAGCGACCCACCGACGCGTTTAGTGGTCAGGTCCATATTCAGCATGAAGGCGAAGACCTAGCCATTGTTCGTGCCACTACAAAGCGCAGAGTCGAATTGGACTTCACACGGTATCAACCGCGTACATGGCGACACAGCCTGAAGATCTTCCACGGTCCCGCAAAGTGGTCGGTAGCGATAGAGTGCTGGAAGCACATGCTGCAGTGTGTCTTGTTTCCCAACATCCTGTGGATCGCCTTGATGAACAGTGTCGTGCTCGGGATCTATGTGATCATGGTCACTGTGTTCGGATCCATCCTTACTGCCCCACCATACAGCTATCCCGCCACAGCTTTAGGCCTCGTCCAAGGAGGCCAAATCGTCGTCTCAATGATCCTCGTCCCTGTCATGGGATACGGTGGAGACAAGCTCCACGAATGGATAGCAAGACGACGCAACGGCATAGCCGAGCCCGAGTTTCGCCTGATTCCCATATTACTCCCTGTCGCCGTATCACTCATCTCATGTGTCATCTTTGGCCATGCCGGTTCCGACCCCTACCACTGGTCGCCATGGGCTATCACAGTCGGCTTTAATGGGATTTACTTCGgcttcatcggcatcatccTCATTGGATACACGTATTCGCTTGATAGTTATGGAGAGCGAGCAGGCCCCATTCTGGTGCTCATCTGTACCAGCCGTGGCTTGATCTCTTTCGGGATTTCTTTTGGCGTCACTAAATTCGTTGGAAACTTGGGTTATAAGCAGGCATTTGATATCTGTGCTATTATTATGGGAGTTATCTCGGCTTTTGGTttcattgttttcttcttcggctccAAGATTCGCTCCCTTACGATGAAGTACGCTGTTGACAAGAAGACTGCGGAAATTTAG
- a CDS encoding Alpha/Beta hydrolase protein, translating into MPSPVPVATRPIDKPSVGRNNYQPFGFREEVLPAGWSQNGSRPLPCDIHASHDVGVKVRDGSTLYCDIYRPANTTKPVPAILAWSPFGKKFNGISMLKFLPWGLGIPNGVLSGLEKFEGPDPADFVPRGFAIINVDARGSGDSDGTVGIMGTQEAEDGYDVIEAVAKMPWCNGNIGLAGNSHLAIVQWFIAALQPPSLKAIAPWEACGDLYREQFVRGGVFDAGLFDFIIDTNIQGHGGVEDFHEMYRRYPKADSLYWKDKRPDIHKIKIPTYITASYTSFVHTMGSLRGWLQVQSPHKWLRLCPWQEWYDIWNCKDSADDLARFFDRYLNGADNDWEKTPKVRTTILRFNQEPLYNIAEEDYPIPRTEYRKMYFHPGGRLSVDVPETKTSISYNSEKYLDCASFTHTFDTRTRLAGVPKAVVYMSCPDFHDMDVYVLLRKLDANGKALLNLNIPWSSIAHHGVSQDNIDDIPPRNKNNLMFHVGSLGILRASRRAIDSSRSLLENYPFHPHDRDEYITPGDIVKLEIGIWAMGVEYEAGESLQVQVHGNSPLLRGEFKEDNEFQELASHGTHNLHIGPDYPSCIILPFV; encoded by the coding sequence ATGCCGTCGCCAGTTCCTGTTGCCACTCGGCCAATTGACAAGCCCTCCGTGGGCCGAAATAATTACCAACCCTTCGGTTTTCGCGAGGAGGTTCTTCCTGCAGGTTGGAGTCAGAACGGCTCCAGGCCATTGCCATGCGACATTCATGCATCTCATGACGTGGGTGTCAAAGTTCGTGATGGCAGCACTTTATACTGCGACATCTACCGTCCTGCCAACACTACGAAACCCGTGCCCGCCATCTTAGCCTGGAGTCCATTCGGCAAGAAGTTCAATGGTATATCGATGCTCAAATTTTTACCATGGGGCCTCGGAATACCTAACGGGGTGCTCAGTGGTTTGGAGAAATTCGAGGGACCGGACCCTGCTGATTTCGTTCCTCGTGGGTTCGCGATCATCAACGTCGATGCTCGTGGATCTGGTGACTCTGATGGCACTGTGGGTATAATGGGTACACAGGAGGCTGAGGATGGATACGATGTAATTGAAGCCGTGGCCAAGATGCCGTGGTGCAATGGGAATATCGGCTTGGCTGGTAACTCTCACTTGGCCATTGTTCAGTGGTTCATTGCCGCATTGCAGCCACCCTCTCTGAAGGCAATTGCTCCCTGGGAGGCTTGTGGTGATTTGTACCGTGAACAATTTGTCCGAGGCGGCGTGTTTGACGCCGGCCTGTTCGACTTCATTATCGACACCAATATTCAGGGACACGGTGGGGTGGAGGACTTTCACGAAATGTATCGGCGATACCCCAAAGCCGACTCGTTATACTGGAAAGACAAACGACCGGACATCCACAAGATTAAGATTCCAACCTATATCACTGCCTCGTACACAAGCTTTGTACATACCATGGGCTCACTGCGGGGCTGGTTGCAGGTGCAATCTCCACACAAGTGGCTTCGCCTGTGCCCATGGCAGGAATGGTACGACATCTGGAATTGCAAGGACTCTGCCGATGACCTTGCAAGGTTCTTCGATCGCTACCTTAATGGTGCCGACAATGACTGGGAGAAGACGCCAAAGGTCCGGACAACCATTTTACGTTTTAACCAAGAACCACTGTACAATATCGCCGAAGAGGATTATCCCATCCCACGCACCGAGTACCGGAAAATGTATTTCCACCCTGGTGGGCGTCTAAGCGTCGATGTACCGGAAACGAAAACCTCAATCTCTTATAACTCAGAAAAATACCTAGACTGCGCCAGCTTCACGCACACCTTTGACACGCGGACACGGTTAGCAGGTGTTCCAAAAGCAGTCGTGTACATGTCATGCCCCGACTTCCATGATATGGACGTGTACGTGTTGTTGCGAAAGCTGGATGCCAATGGCAAAGCTCTGCTGAACCTCAACATTCCCTGGTCGTCCATTGCACACCACGGGGTCAGTCAAGATAACATCGACGACATACCTCCTCGGAATAAGAACAATCTGATGTTCCATGTTGGATCATTGGGCATTCTTCGTGCGTCGCGCCGAGCCATTGACAGTTCGCGGTCCTTGCTCGAAAATTACCCATTCCATCCGCATGATCGTGACGAGTATATTACACCCGGTGATATAGTAAAGTTGGAGATCGGCATATGGGCTATGGGAGTAGAGTACGAGGCCGGCGAAAGTTTGCAGGTGCAAGTACATGGGAATAGTCCGCTTTTGCGCGGTGAATTCAAGGAAGATAATGAGTTCCAA